Within Rhodopirellula islandica, the genomic segment AGTCGACCAATTGACCACGCACCGCTTTCTCGGCCCGGTGATTTTTGTCGCCGTGATGGTCACCGCCTTCGCATCCGTGTTCTATCTCGCTCAATACCCGATGGAATGGCTCGATGCCACCTTCGGCTTGATCACCGAAACAGTGGGAGGCTGGCTGCCCGAAGGTGACCTCAACAGCCTGGTCACCGACGGGATCTTGGCAGGCATTGGCGGCGTGGTGATCTTCTTGCCGCAGATCTGCATTCTGTTTTTCATGCTGGCCATCCTCGAAGATTCAGGTTACCTCTCACGTGCCGTGGTGGTGATCGACCGATGGATGCGACGCGTCGGTTTACCCGGCCAAGCGTTTGTCCCGCTGCTGGCCGCTCATGCGTGCGCCATCCCAGCGATCATGTCGACCAAGGTCATCGAAAATCGGCGAGACCGATTGGCGGCCATCATGGTCATCCCGCTGATGACCTGCTCGGCCCGCTTGCCCGTGTACACGATGGTCGCTGCGTTGCTGTTTCCATCCAGCCCATGGTTGGCAGCGTTGCTTTTTGCGTCGGCCTACGCACTCGGCATGGTGGCCGCCTTCTTCGTCGCATGGATTCTCAAGAAATCGATTCTGCCGGGCGAAGCCGCCCCGCTGATTCTGGACTTGCCGCCATACAGAACTCCCTCGCTCAGCAATGCCCTTCGCCATGCCTACGAACGGGGCTGGGGATTCCTGCGAGACGCTGGCGTCGTGATCCTGGCGATCAGCATTGGCATTTGGGTGCTGTCAACGTATCCCAAACTGCCTGAAGAACGCTTTGCCGAACAGATTCAGACAGCCGGTCTGGACGCCGAAACCCTGGATGAATCGGACCTTGAAAACCGTCGCGCTCTGGCGTCGCAAGAATACGCCGTCATCGGGCGAATGGGTAAAATTGTGCAGCCCGTCTTTGCCCCGCTGGGATTTGACTGGAAGACCAGCGTCGGTGTGATGACGAGTTTCGCTGCTCGCGAAGTGGTCGTTTCGACACTCAGCATCTTGTATGGACTGGGACCTGAACCCGAAGACGAATCGTCGCTGCACGCTCGCCTGATGTCGGCCACCGACGCGGACGGGAACCGTGTTTTCACGCCCGCAACCTGCGTCAGTTTGCTCGTATTTTTCGTGCTCGCAATGCAGTGCCTGCCCACGCAAGCGGTCACGAAAAAGGAAACAGGATCCTGGGGATGGGCCGCGTTCCAATTCGGCTACATGACCGTCTTGGCCTACGTTGCCGCCTTGATCGCCTACCAGACGATCTCGCGCTTCACGTAGGCCACTGTCTCTGATACTTCCTCTTCGAGCGGAACGGCCCAAGCCGCCCGGTGCGTGATCCCAAAGGGCATCACCGTCGCGGAAGTCGTCAAGACTTTCGGGGTCTCGTCGAACAAATCGAAACTCTTGACGAGTTTCGCTACTCTCGAATCAGCTGCCGCCTTGATCGCCTACCAGACGATCTCACGCTTCACGTAGGCCACTGCCCCTGATACTTCCTCTTCGAGCGGAACGGCCCAAGCCGCCCGGTGCGTGATCCCAAAGGGCATCACCGTCGCGGAAGTCGTCAAGACTTTCGGGGTCTCGTCGAACAAATCGAAACTCTTGACGAGTTTCGCTACTCTCGAATCAGCTGCCGAACCACTCCTTCTCAGGTGCTGAGTGAGTCCAGCGACACCGGTTTTGAATCACTTCAGCCCCATTCCACTCGGCCGATTCGTGATTGCACCCCGGACGCCCAACTGCCTTGGGTCGCGAGCGATCTTGTCCGAGAACACACGAACGTCATCCAGGATTGGTCGCAATCTCGCGGAGGCGGCTTCGATGTTCTGAACCGTTCGCTGGACCTGGTAAAACAACTCATCGTCTTCCAGCAAGCGCCGAACTGTTCCGTCACTGCTGTTGAGGGTCCGACCAAACGTGTCCAACTGCACCAACGCGTTGTCAACGTTGGCCAAGCTCACCAGCACCGCTTCAATCAGCTCGGCGCCACGCTCACCCAGAGGTTCAGTGAAGGCTTCGATGTTCTGGGCGGTGCCTTCGAAACTCTTGGCCGTGCTGCGGACGCTCTCCAATGTCGACTGCAACTCAGCCGCAGTCTGCGAAACCGCGTCTTCCGCGACAATCCCAACCTGTTCGAACTGACCACCGACTTCGCGGAACGTCTCAAAGGTGTCGCGAGCGTCTTCGAGTGTCACCTTCACCTCATCCAACACACCCGGCAAACGGTCGACCGTGTCGCTGACATTTTGCTGAATTCGGGGATCGCCGATGATCGACCGGATATCTCGCACCAAGAACCCGAACTCCTTGACCGCCTGGGAAGCCTCCCCTGCCAACTGCGTGATGGTGGGTGGTGTCTGCAATCCAGACTGGCCCGGCACAGGCGTCCCCAGCTGCGTGCCGAACCCAGGGGGCGGCGTGAATCCCTGGGGAGGCGTGCTTTGCGGAGGGAACGTCTGCTGCATCGCCACAGTCTGAACCACGTTGTTGGAAGCATTCCCCGGAACACTTGTTTGGCTCACCAAGGCGATCGGCCGCGCCCATGCTGGTGCAGGTGCCATCGATTGCGGGAAACCTCCCATCGGAACAGACGGAGTCGTTGCGGGAGCCGCTGGGCTGATTCCGATCACACCGCGAACGTCACGAACCAACCCTTTGATATCACTGCCGATGTCTTGGATTGCATCGCCCGCTCCTCGAACGCTTCGGAAGGTCGAGACGAGCTCATCTTCCATTCCAAAAATCAAGTTGAACGGATCCTCCCGCTTACTTCCGTAACGGTATGTTTCGTCATCGGTGTAAAGCTGATTGATCATGTCTTCGTTGTTCGCAAACAACTGAGCCAATTCTCGGCGATCGGCTTTCCGAAACTCCAGCTTCGAATCGCCGGTGATCAACGAACCGATCCCGATCTGTGGAATGTATTCGTGTGTCATCCGAATGCTCTCATCCATCGACAAGGTCAGCATCACGCCGCCTTTCTCTTGCAGCTGAATGTCATCCACGCGTCCGATTTTGACGCCGTCGCGATACACCGCCGCATTGACGTTGATCCCGTCGGCGGACGGGAAATAAACATTCAGCGTGTACTCGCGATTTAGAATCGCGGGAAACGCACCGAACAAAAACGTGAGGATCACCGCGATTCCAATCGCTGCGATCACGAGCACGCCCACACCAAAACGAAGTTTGCTGTCATCCATGGTTCAAGCCATCCCCTGAGTCATTTCGCGGATGCGATCCCCCGCTTCCCCCCGTACAAACTGACGAACTCGCCGGTCTTCGGCGTGCTCGAGTTGGCTGGGTGGAGCGTCGAATAGGATTTGAGATTGGTCGGCATCAAGCCGACGTCGCGGATAAAACATCATCACTCGGTCAGCCACTTTTCGTGCGGTGTGCATGTCGTGCGTGACCACGATGCTGGTCACCGGGTACATCCGCCGTGTATGCAGAATCAATTCGTTGATCACATCACTCATGATCGGATCCAGCCCAGTGGTTGGTTCGTCGTAGACCACCAATTCAGGACGCAGCACCAACGCGCGAGCCAACCCCACCCGTTTCTGCATGCCTCCTGAGAGTTCGGCTGGCCGCTTGTAGATCACCTCTTCTGGCAATCCCACTTCGCTGATGTGCTGGCGGACCCGGTCGTTGATCTCAGCTTCGTCCGTGCCCTCTTCGTTCTGCCGGATCGGGAACGCAACGTTGTCAAAGATACTCATGCTGTCGAACAACGCGGCGTGCTGAAACACAAATCCGAATCGCCGCCGAATCACTGCCAGCTCCGCTGGGTTGAGAAGCGACAAGTCTTCGCCATCGAACAGCACCCGACCGACAGTTGGCTGCACCAAGGCAACGATCGTCTTCATGAACACCGTTTTGCCGCAGCCACTCTCGCCGATCACAGCAACGGTTTGACCACGTTCAATCTGGCAACTGATGTCCTTCAAGACCGCTTGGCCATCGAAGGACACTTCCAGGTTTTCGACTTCCACCAAAGGAGGCTCCTTCACCGCAACCGCTGATTCCTCAGCCTGCGTTTGGGAAGCTTCTTGGTCGAATGGATCGATAGGAGGGTTGGGATCGCTCACTAGAACAGACTCGTGCCTTCCGGGTAGAAACTGAAATACACCCAGTCCAAAACGATGTTCAGGAACAGGTCGATCGCGAGGATCATCACAAACGAATACACAAAGGCTTCCGTGGCAGCTTTGCCAACGCCTTCGGCGCCGGGTTGGCAATTGAAACCGCGGTAGCAACTGATGATTGCAATCACGCCACCAAAGAATATGCTTTTGAAGATCCCGTTGAACAAATCAAACGCAACGACGCCTTCGCGTGAGTGATGCAAGTAGGCCGCTCGGTCGATTCCAAGAATGATCACACTGTAGAAGTACCCACCCACGATGCCCATGAAGTCCGCGACAATGGTCAGCGCGGGAATCAACAGCAGGCAGGCCATGAACCGCGGCACCACCAAGTAGTGGATCGGGTCAGCGCCCATGGTGGTCAACGCATCGATTTGTTCCGTCACTCGCATCGTGCCCAAGACCGCTGCCATCGCACCACCGACTCGGCCGGCCAACATCGTCGCTGCCAGAACCGGCCCCAACTCGCGGACCAAAGAGGTGTTGATCACCACTCCCAAGTGCGTTTCCAAACCAATGGTGTGGAATTGGTAGTAGCTCTGAACGGCCAACACCATCCCGATGAAGGAACCGGTCAATGCCACCACCGGCAGACTCAGCACGCCCACCTGGTAAAAGTTGACCAGCACCGTGTCGCGGCGCGGCATCCGTGTGAACATCCAGACAAACATTTGCCAGGTGAACATGGCCAAGTCACCGACCGCAGTCACCCCACCCACCACCGCGGTTCCCCACTGCATGATCCATCGCCGCATCGGGGTATCGATTGGCAGCTCCGGCTTCGCGGTTTGAACGCGAAGAACGGATTCGGTCGTGGACTGTTGCTCCGACATAGCGACGAAGACAAACCCATGGTTGAATGACGTGAAGACACCTCGCGTCAGGTCGGCTCGCCAGACATTTCCGGCGCACCGATCGCGCGAACATCGTCTTTATCGGCCAGGCAAACACTGCGGATCAGTCAAACTGCGACGTGAAGTCAAACTTTGCCGGCAACTGCAAAATGACTGGGGCGAGGACAGACGAACGCTGGACCGCGAAATGTTTGGTGTTGTGGAGCGTATTCGTTTGCGCAAGTTTTCATCCCGGTAGGGATGTCAGATGGTAGCCGTCGGTAAGCGATAGCGCCACCGATGGACACGCCCCCCACGCCGCCACTCTCCATCCCGCCGTGGCCATTGGCCACGGCGGGATGGAGAGTTTTATGGGAGTTCGTTTTCCGGGGGTACGCTGCTACGCAGCAACCCCCGGCTACCATCTGAAATCCCTACCGGGATGAAAAACGACAGAAGCCGGAAGAAAAATTGCTTTCGTTACCAGAACGCCAATAGCAAACATTTCGCAGCCCAGCGTTAGCCGGACAGTGAAAACCTGAGAGACGACACCGTTCTGGACTGCGAAAGTTCTGTTCCTCGACTTCGCCCCAACGGGGCGGTCCTAGTGGTCTGTCACAGCTAAAAGTTAGGGTTGATCGTAGTGGACGAGGCCACGAGTCCTTGGATTTGACGCCAGTTCAGGACTCGTGGCCTCGTCCACTACCCTAAAAACAAGTCCTGACAGACCACGAGCGCATTTTGGGACTCTTTGTTAGGGCTGCCCCGTTGGGGCGTGGGACAGAACCAAAACCAACGACGCTTCCCAAAACGGATCCCATGCCGAATGACTCCTGCCGACCTGCTTAGCTTTCAGCTCCGCTCTTTCGCACGTGGCGAGGGCGGATGATGTGGGTTGCCAAACCGAGGGCTCCGAACAACCGGATCATGTAGTAGTTGGGGTCGATTTCCCACCAGCGATGTTGAACCGACGCGCTCGCCGGATCCGCGTGATGGTTGTTGTGCCAACCTTCGCCCGCGGTCAGCAAGCTGACAAACCAATTGTTGCGACTGTCGTCCGTCGTTTGGTAGTTCCGGTATCCAAACACGTGCGTGAACGAATTGACCGACCACGTGATGTGCCAAACCCAAACGGTTCGTGCGATCACTCCCCAAACAAATACGCTGGCCGCCATCTGATAGGCGTCTGCATTGTTGCCGTAAACGAGCATTGAGATCCCGACGGCCAACAACGCATACACAAACGCGTGAGCGAGATAGAACATTCCCGCTGGGCTGGGCAGTTTTTCAATCCATCGGTAATAGGGGTCCGACAGAATATCGCGGGCATACTTTTCGTACATCGAAAAAGTCGCCATGCGTGTCCGACTTTCGTGAACCAGCCATCGCACGTGGGCCCACACGAAACTGATTCGCGGCGAGTGGGGATCTTCCGCGTGATCCGAATGACTGTGGTGCATGCGATGCCAAGCCACCCAGTGCGCCGGCGTTTCTTGAGCCGTGCACATGGCCAATGTCACCAGCGTCCGCTCAAACCATTTGGGTGACCGAAAACTACGATGCGAAAGCATCCGGTGGTAACCGATTGGAATCGCCAATTGCCCGAAGACAACTACTCCAATCACAAACGCGGCGACGCCGGCCCAAGAAAAGAAATAGGGAAGCAGCACCAACAGCGTCAGCAAATGCAGGGTCACGAAAAAGATCGTGTAATCCCAGCGAATCGAGCGTTTGGTTGGATCGCTGTAGGTTCCCGCCTGGGCAGGAGAGCTCGCCGAGGCAAGACTCTGAGACTCGGTTGGCGTCTGCCAATCAGCCTCTGAATCGCTCTGGCCCGGATTGGTTGGGATGGTTGCCGCCTCAGTCGTCATTCTGATACCTGGGGTAGTTTCACGGCTCGTGCTTGGACTCGATCGGCTGCAGCCGTGTTTCCGATCGTCCCGCAGCATATCGTATCGAAGGTGAATGGGAAGAACGATTCGCCGCCACCCCGGACCGCTTCAAGGCGAATGGGCGCATCGCGAGGGTCAGACAAAGTTTCCGGCTGAGATCAAGCAAGGACCAGGCCTGTCGAAACCTGATAACCACCGCGAAACAGAGTGATTCCCAAACAACCGTGCGTCCAAATGGACGACCAATCGACTATGGTGTCCCTCGTCCACGCAGTCAAAAACCATGTCCAATTTGACGACATCAACAGCTCTGAACCACACTTCGTCCACGTCTGACCACTGATGGAAAAGAAACCAAGCGAATCGATCGCTTCCTCCCCCGCAACCGCCCCCCAGCCATTTGACTTGATTGTCCCCTGCGCGTTTGGCTTGGAAGCGATCGTCAAACGGGAATTGAAAGGACTGGGCATCGAGGCCACCATCAGTGATTCCGGACGCGTTTCGTTCCGAGGCACACCCGAGATGGTTTGCCAAGCCAATCTCTGGCTCCGAACGGCCGACCGGATTCTGATCCGCGTCGCGGAATTCCCTGCCGCTGATTTTGATGCTTTGTTCGAAACAACCCGTCAGATCAACTGGGGAAAGCTGCTGCCCGCCGACGCTGCGTTTCCGGTCACAGGCCGCTCCATCAAGTCGACGTTGACCAGCGTTCCAGCCTGCCAGCGAAGCGTGAAGCGAGCCATCGTTGATGCGATGATGCGAGACCACCGGACCAGTGAATTGCCCGAAACCGGACCGCTCTACAAAGTCGACGTGGCGATCGTGAAAGACGTCGCCACATTGACGATCGACACAACCGGCCGCAGCCTGCACCGCCGGGGATACCGAACTCACATCTCCTCAGCCCCCCTGAAAGAAACCTTGGCTTCCGCAATGGTCTTGCTAAGCTACTGGAGATCCGGTCGCCCTCTGATCGACCCGTTCTGTGGCAGCGGCACAATTCCAATTGAAGCGGCCCGGATCGGTCGCAACCTAGCACCTGGACTCGAGCGAGAATTTGCTTGCCAAGCCTGGCCCAATTTCTCCGCCGAACTCTGGTCCGACACCCGCTCCACGGCGGCCAACCAAAGCTTGCCGCCGCTGGAAGAAAAGCTGTTGGGCAGCGACATCGATGGTCGTGTCCTGACCGCTGCCCGAGACAACGCGATTCGCGCCGGTGTCCAAGATGACATTCATTTCCAAGCCATGCCGGTTCACGAAATCAGCAGCAGCAAACGCTTCGGCTGCGTGATCACCAACCCGCCCTACGGCCAACGCATCGGATC encodes:
- the feoB gene encoding ferrous iron transporter B; the encoded protein is MNVSPVASCNSSEDSSPKQLCQARVVAMVGNPNVGKTSLFNRLTNLLAKTSNFAGTTVDRRTGTVDLEEGQSCTLVDLPGLYSLTASSPEEQIARAFITGESECPPEGVLVVVDATNLQRSLAVAREAIQCGRPTLVVVNMIELARKSGVDVDLEILSQKLGCPVIGVSARTGEGLPQLKASLRQLLQPRKMVVLGADAQTTELECGACGACPFADGHRWASTLARESTRTGYVASDEWTDRVDQLTTHRFLGPVIFVAVMVTAFASVFYLAQYPMEWLDATFGLITETVGGWLPEGDLNSLVTDGILAGIGGVVIFLPQICILFFMLAILEDSGYLSRAVVVIDRWMRRVGLPGQAFVPLLAAHACAIPAIMSTKVIENRRDRLAAIMVIPLMTCSARLPVYTMVAALLFPSSPWLAALLFASAYALGMVAAFFVAWILKKSILPGEAAPLILDLPPYRTPSLSNALRHAYERGWGFLRDAGVVILAISIGIWVLSTYPKLPEERFAEQIQTAGLDAETLDESDLENRRALASQEYAVIGRMGKIVQPVFAPLGFDWKTSVGVMTSFAAREVVVSTLSILYGLGPEPEDESSLHARLMSATDADGNRVFTPATCVSLLVFFVLAMQCLPTQAVTKKETGSWGWAAFQFGYMTVLAYVAALIAYQTISRFT
- a CDS encoding MlaD family protein, whose protein sequence is MDDSKLRFGVGVLVIAAIGIAVILTFLFGAFPAILNREYTLNVYFPSADGINVNAAVYRDGVKIGRVDDIQLQEKGGVMLTLSMDESIRMTHEYIPQIGIGSLITGDSKLEFRKADRRELAQLFANNEDMINQLYTDDETYRYGSKREDPFNLIFGMEDELVSTFRSVRGAGDAIQDIGSDIKGLVRDVRGVIGISPAAPATTPSVPMGGFPQSMAPAPAWARPIALVSQTSVPGNASNNVVQTVAMQQTFPPQSTPPQGFTPPPGFGTQLGTPVPGQSGLQTPPTITQLAGEASQAVKEFGFLVRDIRSIIGDPRIQQNVSDTVDRLPGVLDEVKVTLEDARDTFETFREVGGQFEQVGIVAEDAVSQTAAELQSTLESVRSTAKSFEGTAQNIEAFTEPLGERGAELIEAVLVSLANVDNALVQLDTFGRTLNSSDGTVRRLLEDDELFYQVQRTVQNIEAASARLRPILDDVRVFSDKIARDPRQLGVRGAITNRPSGMGLK
- a CDS encoding ABC transporter ATP-binding protein, whose translation is MSDPNPPIDPFDQEASQTQAEESAVAVKEPPLVEVENLEVSFDGQAVLKDISCQIERGQTVAVIGESGCGKTVFMKTIVALVQPTVGRVLFDGEDLSLLNPAELAVIRRRFGFVFQHAALFDSMSIFDNVAFPIRQNEEGTDEAEINDRVRQHISEVGLPEEVIYKRPAELSGGMQKRVGLARALVLRPELVVYDEPTTGLDPIMSDVINELILHTRRMYPVTSIVVTHDMHTARKVADRVMMFYPRRRLDADQSQILFDAPPSQLEHAEDRRVRQFVRGEAGDRIREMTQGMA
- a CDS encoding MlaE family ABC transporter permease, which translates into the protein MSEQQSTTESVLRVQTAKPELPIDTPMRRWIMQWGTAVVGGVTAVGDLAMFTWQMFVWMFTRMPRRDTVLVNFYQVGVLSLPVVALTGSFIGMVLAVQSYYQFHTIGLETHLGVVINTSLVRELGPVLAATMLAGRVGGAMAAVLGTMRVTEQIDALTTMGADPIHYLVVPRFMACLLLIPALTIVADFMGIVGGYFYSVIILGIDRAAYLHHSREGVVAFDLFNGIFKSIFFGGVIAIISCYRGFNCQPGAEGVGKAATEAFVYSFVMILAIDLFLNIVLDWVYFSFYPEGTSLF
- a CDS encoding acyl-CoA desaturase — protein: MTTEAATIPTNPGQSDSEADWQTPTESQSLASASSPAQAGTYSDPTKRSIRWDYTIFFVTLHLLTLLVLLPYFFSWAGVAAFVIGVVVFGQLAIPIGYHRMLSHRSFRSPKWFERTLVTLAMCTAQETPAHWVAWHRMHHSHSDHAEDPHSPRISFVWAHVRWLVHESRTRMATFSMYEKYARDILSDPYYRWIEKLPSPAGMFYLAHAFVYALLAVGISMLVYGNNADAYQMAASVFVWGVIARTVWVWHITWSVNSFTHVFGYRNYQTTDDSRNNWFVSLLTAGEGWHNNHHADPASASVQHRWWEIDPNYYMIRLFGALGLATHIIRPRHVRKSGAES
- a CDS encoding THUMP domain-containing class I SAM-dependent RNA methyltransferase, producing the protein MEKKPSESIASSPATAPQPFDLIVPCAFGLEAIVKRELKGLGIEATISDSGRVSFRGTPEMVCQANLWLRTADRILIRVAEFPAADFDALFETTRQINWGKLLPADAAFPVTGRSIKSTLTSVPACQRSVKRAIVDAMMRDHRTSELPETGPLYKVDVAIVKDVATLTIDTTGRSLHRRGYRTHISSAPLKETLASAMVLLSYWRSGRPLIDPFCGSGTIPIEAARIGRNLAPGLEREFACQAWPNFSAELWSDTRSTAANQSLPPLEEKLLGSDIDGRVLTAARDNAIRAGVQDDIHFQAMPVHEISSSKRFGCVITNPPYGQRIGSGHSSRFDAADHGDPDSEGPEDWELDELYESLPQIFEKLPTWSKYILTAYSNLERAMGRSANRRRKLYNGRIECTYYQYQGPKPYASDRPATEKSPAPAQPITREPTTSEPSVRETNTSKHAAPEPAKPKPKSPWPKSPPNS